The DNA sequence CGGCAGTTTTTCTTCCTATTCCGGGAATTGAAACCAATCGCGCTAAATTTTTTGAAATTATTGCATCTTTAAATTCATCTACGGAAATTCCCGATAAAATATTTTGCGCAAGCTTGGGACCAATTCCGTTTATGCTTATCAATGCTTCAAACAATTCTTTTTCGGAAATTGAATAAAATCCGTATAAAGTTAACGAATCTTCTTTAACTGCAAGATAAGTGAACAATGAAACTTTTTCTTCAGTTTCAGAAATTTTTTCAAATGTGTTGAGTGAAATATTGACTAAATATCCAACGTTATTTACATCCAACAAAATTTGAGTTGGTTTTCTCGAAATTATTTTTCCAGTTAAATATCCAATCATGTTAATTGTTTATTATTCTTTCGGGATTTTGTGAAATAAAATTTTTCCAACTTTTGCTTGATGAAACAAAGGAATTAATTTTTATAGAATGACAAACTGCCGCAGCAATTGCATCGGTTTCATCAAATTTAATTTTTTCTTTTTTTAAATTAGTTAAATTTTTAATCATGTATTGAACTTGTTCTTTTGATGCAGAACCATTTCCCACAACAGCTTTTTTAATTTCTCTCGGTGAATATTCAACAAAAGTTAAATTATTATTTGAAGCCGCAAGCATCGCAATTCCTCGGACGTAACCAATTTTCAAAACCGATTGTATGTTTTTATCATAGAATGCGGTTTCAATACAAAATACATCCGGGGAAAATTGTTTAATAAGATTATTAATTTCTTGAAAAATAAATTTTAATTTTTGCGGTAATTCTTCTTTGGGATTTGGTTTAATAACACCGGAATGTAAATATTCAATTTGAGTTTTGTTTGATTTTATAATCCCGAAACCAGTTAAAATAGTTCCGGGATCAACACCAAAAATTATCATTATAATTTGCTCTTAATCAATAAAATCAGCATTTGAATAAACATTTTGCACGTCGTCAAAATCTTCAATCATTTCAATAAGTTTCATTAATTTTTCTGCGGTTTCACCATTAACTTCAATAATATTTTTTGCTCTCCATTGTAAAGAAGCATTATCAATATTCAGATTTGCATCAATTATTGTTTTTCTAACATTTTCAAAATCTTCAACGGCTGTTGTAATTTCAAAATATTCTTCTTCCAATAAAATATTTTCGGCACCGGCTTCTAAAATTAATTCCATCAAATCATCTTCACTTTTACCTTGCTGCGGTAAAGAAATAATTCCTTTTCTTTCAAACATCCATGCAACCGAACCAGATTCACCAAGAGCTCCGCCGTATTTACTGAATAAATGTCTAATTTCTGCAACTGTTCTATTTTTATTATCCGTAACACTTTCAACTAAAACTGCAATTCCTCCGGGTCCGTATCCCTCATAAGTTAGCTCAAGATAATTTGCACCTTCAACTTCACCGGTGGCTTTTTTAATTGCTCTTTCAATATTATCCATTGGCATATTTGCTGCTTTTGCATTATCTACAACCAATCTTAATCTTGGATTTCCATCGGGATCGCCCCCGCCTTGTCTTGCGGCAACTGTAATTTCTTTTATAAGTTTTGTAAATATTTTTCCTCTTTTTGCATCAATTACAGCTTTTTTTCTTTTTGTAGTAGCCCACTTTGAGTGACCTGACATCGTTAATCTCCTTATAAAATATGTATTCTGTTATGTCTTTATTGTAATATCTTTTACTCTAATTTGCGGATATGTTCTTCCATCGCGTACGATTTTTTCTATTGTGAACACAATATCAACAAGATTATTATTATTTTCAAATTCACTTACAAATTTACCTAAATTAAATCCAATTGCATCAAACACTTTATCGGCACCGTTTTGGCAAAAAGTTGTTACAAAATGATTTGTTCCAACAATTCTTGGTGTTGCAATAATTTTTACATTTTCTGCTAAAAATACCGGTCTCATATTTCCAGGACCAAATGGAGCAAATTGTTCTAAAACTCTTAAAAATTTTGGCGTAATTTCACTTAATGAAATTTTTGCATCAATTTTTATTTCCGGAATTATATCTTCTTCATTTAAATTTTGGCTTAAGAATTTATTAAATCTAATTTTGAATTCATCAATCTTATCAATTTCTAATTCTAATCCGGCAGCAGCTTTGTGTCCGCCAAATTGAATTAATAAATCTTTACATTCTTCCAAAGCTTCATAAATATCAAAACCGGTAATGCTTCTTGCAGAACCTTTTGCAACTCCGTCAATTGTTGTAAGCATTATTGCGGGTCTGTAATATTTTTCTACTAATCTTGAGGCAACAATTCCCACAACCCCCGGATGCCAATTATCATGATGTAAAACTATTCCCATGTTGCTATCGAAATCTTCGATATCCTTAATTAATTCGAGTGCGTGAGAAAATGTTACTTCATCTATTTTACGTCTTTCTAAATTTTCCGACTCAAGAATTTTTGCTAATCTTTCGGCTTCTTCGTAACTATCCGTATTAAAAAGTTCAACTGCTCTGTTTGCGTCTCCTAATCTTCCAACGGCATTTATTCTTGGCGCAATTGTAAAAACTATTTGTCCGGCCGATAAATTACCGAGCTCCATTCTTGCTATTTTAATTAAAGCTTTAATTCC is a window from the Ignavibacteriota bacterium genome containing:
- the recJ gene encoding single-stranded-DNA-specific exonuclease RecJ, which translates into the protein MMKKKWTLKDPPEKSKMLALADSLNISTVLANLLIHRGVTNFFEAKSYFRPDLDSIHDPYLMNDMEKAANRVISALTNNEKICVYGDYDVDGTCSASLMYLFLKELGANVYVYIPNRLTEGYGLSFEGIDNVKKDNVQLIISVDCGITAVEEVSYANTFSIDTIICDHHQPKEQLPNAYAILDPLKPGCNYPFKYLSGAGVAFKLARAVADRFGKKEMVFKYLDLVALAGAADIVPLIDENRILVRAGIEQINVSPRPGIKALIKIARMELGNLSAGQIVFTIAPRINAVGRLGDANRAVELFNTDSYEEAERLAKILESENLERRKIDEVTFSHALELIKDIEDFDSNMGIVLHHDNWHPGVVGIVASRLVEKYYRPAIMLTTIDGVAKGSARSITGFDIYEALEECKDLLIQFGGHKAAAGLELEIDKIDEFKIRFNKFLSQNLNEEDIIPEIKIDAKISLSEITPKFLRVLEQFAPFGPGNMRPVFLAENVKIIATPRIVGTNHFVTTFCQNGADKVFDAIGFNLGKFVSEFENNNNLVDIVFTIEKIVRDGRTYPQIRVKDITIKT
- the ruvA gene encoding Holliday junction branch migration protein RuvA; protein product: MIGYLTGKIISRKPTQILLDVNNVGYLVNISLNTFEKISETEEKVSLFTYLAVKEDSLTLYGFYSISEKELFEALISINGIGPKLAQNILSGISVDEFKDAIISKNLARLVSIPGIGRKTAERMLIELREKIEKVSDQNIEKNNFNFTVKDDAIAALVGLGYNQKVAEKIIRDVISQNPQITLENLIKESLKNLSK
- the ruvC gene encoding crossover junction endodeoxyribonuclease RuvC, which produces MIIFGVDPGTILTGFGIIKSNKTQIEYLHSGVIKPNPKEELPQKLKFIFQEINNLIKQFSPDVFCIETAFYDKNIQSVLKIGYVRGIAMLAASNNNLTFVEYSPREIKKAVVGNGSASKEQVQYMIKNLTNLKKEKIKFDETDAIAAAVCHSIKINSFVSSSKSWKNFISQNPERIINN
- a CDS encoding YebC/PmpR family DNA-binding transcriptional regulator — translated: MSGHSKWATTKRKKAVIDAKRGKIFTKLIKEITVAARQGGGDPDGNPRLRLVVDNAKAANMPMDNIERAIKKATGEVEGANYLELTYEGYGPGGIAVLVESVTDNKNRTVAEIRHLFSKYGGALGESGSVAWMFERKGIISLPQQGKSEDDLMELILEAGAENILLEEEYFEITTAVEDFENVRKTIIDANLNIDNASLQWRAKNIIEVNGETAEKLMKLIEMIEDFDDVQNVYSNADFID